The region CGAGTGAGGTGTGTACGGTTAGAAGCGTTAGAAGTCGGAGCACGGCTaacaataattcaattattgcATCACTATCGATTGCCATCTTTTTTCGCCGATCTCACACCTAccggtgtgtttgctgtttaaATGCTCAATTGAATCCCCATTTGTTTTCTCTTGTGGAAGCTAATGATTAAAGTGTGCACGTTGAAGAGAGCATAAAAATCTATGAAGGGTACATACTGACACCAGTACATCAAGAGATCATAACGAGAACATACCAAACATCTTTTCAACGACATTCTTTTACACACTTCCAGAAAAGTAATATCTCGATATTGTTATTAATGAATGATTGTTCCGAGGAAAACAATGtctcaaaaggaaaaagaaattgGCGCTAAATGCTCTTTTAAAATGTTAATCTTGCAATAAATTACTCTACTAGAAATTTcacatttaataaaaaaaagcttatAATATAAGCAAACATATGCTTATTCCATAAATAGAAAACAATTAGAAATCGATTCCATAAAATAGAAAGTCATCCTAGCGACTGCCCTAAATTGACGATAATGTTGTGCGATAAGGATATCGGTCAGTCTATGTAATGTTTCTGATAAAAATCGGTGGCATCGCAGTGCACACATCCGTAGCATGTGaatcgtgtgttttttttttatcaccgaGCAGATTAACAGATACCAAATTTAGCGATGAACGAATCCCTTAGCGAATTCCCCACTGAAtcaacccaaaacaaaaccggccGCAAAAGGCCCTCCCCGTAAACACCCTCTACAGTATGAAATACAGTTACCAATCGAATTGTATCGCATGTGTGCGTAGGCTATCAACTGATGAGCATCGTAAAATCGATTCCGGATTTCATCATGCGACGCCCGACATCCTGATTATGCTTCCCCTGCCTTATGAGTTTGCCATGCCACTCCCGGGGGCCTGAGCTTTTCAGCCCGTTAATGTTTGACTTGTGGCATCTTCAGAAACCTCTTGATATGCCTCattcccctccccaaaaaatcagCTAACGAGTCTAAACATTTCATCATACCAACACGTCATTCGTATCCACAAGGGTATTGGTGCCACTTTAGATGGGACGCCCCAAAGATTACGGGAAGTATAAAACTACCTGACAGAGTGTGGTGGGCCATCAGTCGCGGCTTCTGCGTGTACCCGTTCATACAGCAAACATGGATTTGTACTACAGCATTGTTTCGCCTCCCTGCCAGACCGTTCTGCTGGTCGGTAAAAAGCTCGGCATTACCTTCAACCTAAAGGAAACGAATCCACACCTGCCTGAAGTGCGCGAGAATCTGAAGAAGGTACGTAGGTGCACCGCGCCTTGGCGCAGCGAATCGTGCTCATCAATCACCCAAACCATTCTCGTCGGTGTTCGTTCTAGATTAACCCGCAACACACGATCCCCACCCTGGTGGACGATGGCCACGTAATGTACGAGTCGTATGCGATTGTGATCTACTTGATCGAGAAGTACGGCAAAGACGATTCGCTCTACCCGAAGGATCCGAAGGTGCGCTCCGTCGTAAATCAGCGGCTGTTCTTCGACAATGGACTTCTGTTCCGAAGCACCATTGAGCACGTGGAATGCCTGGTGCGCAAGACGAGACAGATGACAGATGAGATTGGGGCCAGGTTGAAGAAGGCACTGGGACTGCTGGAATCGTACGTCACGGAGCGTCAGTTTGCCGCTGCCGATCATCTGACGATCGCCGATATTTGCATGCTGAGCAACCTGAACACGCTTGGTATGATGCAATACGATCTTGAGGCCTACCCGGGAATTAAAGCATGGCAGGCTAAGGTGACAGGCGAATTCCCGGACTATGCCGAGTTCCAAAAGGAGCTCGTTGACACCACTATGAAGTACGTGGCTTCGCTACAACAATCGAATTAGGTGTATGTGGAAATAAAGTAATGGTTGTTCTTCCTATAACCGGTACATTCACCGGTACCCTCAACCCTTCAACAATTCGCAGCTCTTCAATGGGAAGGAACTTAACTTGTATGCCATCAATAAACGTCTCCTACACACACTAAACTGAAGTGTTTTGATCATAAGCGGCATGCAGTAAGCAAGAAAACGGCAAGTCATCCGAAAACAATGTTGAAATTCAAACTCAAAAGAGGACCGATATGGTTGCTTGCAAGTTTGCACCCAAGGAACGGCGAGCATCATTAGAAAGCTTCTTTCACGAGGGGTTTTTAGCTCAAAGCGTCGCGACGGAGCTATatccgatggagacgcccgtAATCACACATTTTCACgtttttttacataaaaacgAACGACCcgtatgtttgtttttagttCACGTTGGAAAGACATATGCTTCTATAATATCGATCCAGAAAATGcagtttttatgtttccttaaatttaattttaattcttAATTTTCTCAAATATTTGGCCCCAAGCACAAACAatccttttttattaatagattttttttattttaacattAAATGCAACTAAATTACATCGTTCTTGAGACTCGCTTTTCATCCCAAACGCTTTACCTACTTTTATCTGTTGAAtaatggaaataaaagaaCAGCTAATTAATTCACcaagaataaataaaacgtCTATCATCTGTTCGGCGTAGACATAATCAAGATTGATCCATCTAAAGCGAAAAGAAATTGCTGTTAGTGATCGCTAATTTGAAGGACTCACTCGTATCTTTTActttctgataaaaaaaaaactattcgcGTAGTCTTCACCTAACAATGTAGTCAGAGCTATTAAAAGAGGAAATATTTTGTAGTTCATCTAAgttttgcatttgtttatttatttagagTACTATTAGGATAACAGCTGAACTAACCCACAGCTGTACATCCCCTTAAAAACTGTGGCCCTTATCTCTCCCCAACCTTCCACGCGAAGACCGAGGCTACCCCACACATGCCAAAGCCTTGCACCAAAAATGGCTTACAATCGCAAATCCATTTGCGGTCATAATGCATCTTAGCGAAAAGCCAAAAATAATCTACGGCTCCGATAAAGTAAAGCAGAGGGAGCGAACCGATAAGGTGCGCTGATAGCGCCTCCACTTTCTTCATATATGTTTGGCGGGCATTGTGCCGATtgattttgtctttttttttacaacgattgATAAGCTCGCGTAGCTACAGACATAGAGTGCATtaggaaaaaagcaaattaacTTCACACTACAGAACGTCTGCATAAGCTACCAATCAAACGATGTGCAGTACAACCAAACTATGCACGTGCAAGTAGCAATAAACCTTCAACATCGGACTAATGGAGTCATAGCTGCTGTTACGTAATCTTATCGAACTTAACACAGTGAATAGACATTTTCCGAGGAAAAAATACTCCTCCTACCATGTGTCAATCAATCGAACTTATGATGGCAGATTACACTAATACCAAAGTGCCGATACCGTTATACAACTCCAGCGCGCGATCAATTTACTGATTGAGACAGATTTATGACACGTGCTGATAGAGGGTCTATTCAACCTATCTATACCCCCACCGTCTTAGCGCTGGGAGCAAACTACAACCTTAATTTAATGTTATTGCTTCTGCAAAATTAGAAGCACCAATCGATGCCTTCCAACAGAATCCGGTTCAACTACATCATGGTACTTTACATGATTAGATTTACATGATACAGTATCTTATCTGTTGCTCTTTTGTAATTCCGCACCACGAGCAAAGCCCATACTGTAACCAAACCCTAACCAAAAATGATAATTACGTCAGCAAGCAGAGCAAAGTTCCATCGCGATCAAAGTTCGCGTCCTATCGGCTAATCCACTTAACGGCTCCAAGAGGTGGCGTGGAGCAGTCATTTATCTGGCACCAGATTTGCCGCTTGCTGCAAGCGGTGCGGTACCCGGCTGGCAGCAGTAGAGCTGCATTTACCCCTCAATGATACCGGTTGATACTGATACGTGCACACCACCGAACGCTGATCCAGGTAATCCCGAAGCAATAGAAGCTGCCCTGTGCCACCGAGCGGCATAACACCTCTGACATCGACGATGGTTCGATTGCGACAGGTGGAGGACTTAAGcgttgaaa is a window of Anopheles aquasalis chromosome 2, idAnoAquaMG_Q_19, whole genome shotgun sequence DNA encoding:
- the LOC126581460 gene encoding glutathione S-transferase D5-like, whose amino-acid sequence is MDLYYSIVSPPCQTVLLVGKKLGITFNLKETNPHLPEVRENLKKINPQHTIPTLVDDGHVMYESYAIVIYLIEKYGKDDSLYPKDPKVRSVVNQRLFFDNGLLFRSTIEHVECLVRKTRQMTDEIGARLKKALGLLESYVTERQFAAADHLTIADICMLSNLNTLGMMQYDLEAYPGIKAWQAKVTGEFPDYAEFQKELVDTTMKYVASLQQSN